A window from Variovorax sp. PBL-E5 encodes these proteins:
- a CDS encoding dipeptide ABC transporter ATP-binding protein: MSTAAPLLQVRKLRIALPRSGDRALAVDGLDFELRDNEIVCLVGESGSGKSMTAHAILGLLPPRVSIDPASEIVCDGTNLARLSEAEMRPFRGSRIGMVFQEPMSALNPLQRVGAQVREALVLHGQAHDEAALRQRVITMLAAVGLPDPGRTYRAYPFELSGGQRQRVMIAMALINEPRVLLADEPTTALDVTTQKQILDLIRQLQAERHMGVLFITHDIGVVADIADRVIVMRHGCAVEAGTRDEVLLRPRHAYTRALIDALPGRRPAARSDAGTRTDALLRIRQLSKRFASGGGLFAPAREVTAARAIDLDIFAGETVAIVGESGSGKSTLGRMVMRLIEPDSGQIEFEGRDILRLAGRELTSFRRHVQMIFQDPFASLNPRMRAGEAIARGPIRHGEAPAAARARARALLERVGLGASAADRFPHEFSGGQRQRISIARAIALEPRLLIADEAVSALDMSIQSQILQLLAELRREFHLTLLFITHDLRVAGEIADRVVVMRRGEVVEVGTPDEVLGAPRHDYTRQLVAAVAGADFLGTLGDDASPLRARA; the protein is encoded by the coding sequence ATGAGCACTGCCGCCCCCCTTTTGCAGGTGCGCAAGCTGCGCATCGCGCTGCCCCGTTCCGGCGACCGCGCGCTGGCCGTCGACGGCCTCGACTTCGAGCTGCGCGACAACGAGATCGTCTGCCTCGTCGGTGAATCGGGCTCCGGCAAGTCGATGACGGCGCATGCCATCCTGGGCCTGCTGCCGCCGCGCGTGAGCATCGACCCGGCGAGCGAGATCGTTTGCGACGGCACGAATCTCGCTCGCCTGTCCGAGGCCGAAATGCGCCCGTTTCGCGGCAGCCGCATCGGCATGGTGTTCCAGGAGCCGATGAGCGCGCTCAACCCGCTGCAGCGCGTCGGCGCTCAGGTGCGGGAAGCGCTGGTGCTGCATGGCCAGGCGCACGACGAGGCCGCGCTGCGCCAGCGCGTGATCACGATGCTCGCCGCCGTCGGGCTACCCGACCCCGGGCGCACCTACCGCGCCTACCCTTTCGAACTCTCGGGCGGACAGCGCCAGCGCGTCATGATCGCGATGGCACTCATCAACGAGCCGCGCGTGCTGCTCGCCGACGAGCCGACGACGGCGCTCGACGTCACCACGCAAAAGCAGATCCTCGACCTGATCCGCCAGCTGCAGGCCGAACGCCACATGGGCGTGCTCTTCATCACGCACGACATCGGCGTGGTTGCCGACATCGCCGACCGGGTGATCGTGATGCGCCATGGCTGCGCCGTGGAGGCGGGCACGCGCGACGAGGTGCTGCTGCGGCCCCGGCATGCCTACACGCGCGCGCTGATCGATGCGCTGCCGGGCCGCCGGCCTGCCGCGCGCAGCGATGCCGGCACGCGCACGGACGCGCTGTTGCGCATCCGGCAGCTGTCGAAGCGCTTCGCGAGCGGCGGCGGCCTTTTCGCGCCGGCGCGCGAGGTGACGGCCGCGCGCGCGATCGACCTCGATATCTTCGCCGGCGAAACGGTGGCGATCGTCGGCGAGTCGGGTTCAGGCAAGTCCACGCTGGGCCGCATGGTCATGCGGCTCATCGAGCCCGACAGCGGGCAGATCGAGTTCGAAGGGCGCGACATCCTGCGCCTGGCCGGCCGCGAGCTCACGTCATTCCGGCGCCATGTCCAGATGATCTTCCAGGATCCATTCGCCTCCCTCAATCCGCGCATGCGCGCGGGCGAGGCGATCGCGCGCGGTCCGATCCGGCACGGCGAGGCGCCCGCTGCGGCGCGCGCACGGGCGCGCGCACTGCTCGAACGCGTGGGCCTCGGCGCCAGCGCGGCCGATCGCTTTCCGCACGAGTTCTCCGGCGGCCAGCGCCAGCGCATCTCGATCGCGCGTGCGATCGCACTCGAGCCGCGCCTCCTGATTGCCGACGAGGCGGTGTCGGCGCTCGACATGTCGATCCAGTCGCAGATCCTGCAGCTGCTGGCCGAACTCCGGCGCGAATTCCACCTGACGCTGCTGTTCATCACGCACGACCTGCGCGTCGCGGGCGAGATCGCCGACCGCGTGGTGGTGATGCGCCGCGGCGAGGTGGTCGAGGTCGGCACGCCCGACGAGGTGCTGGGCGCGCCCCGGCACGACTACACGCGCCAGCTCGTGGCGGCCGTGGCGGGCGCGGATTTTCTCGGTACGCTCGGCGACGACGCATCGCCGCTGAGGGCCCGCGCATGA
- a CDS encoding peptide deformylase: MAVRSILKMGNPALTVVSEPVADPSSPGIRALIDDMRETLDSVAGIGLAAPQIGTPLRVVLYALPASRIPAHARTQPVPWTPLINPVITPLTDRTVNLWERCLSLPGLYARVPRHPHIMIRWQSLDGQWNERECRGYHATLLAHECDHLDGVLYPARMPDASALAFASEVCGPRGVYTYSAAEFDGDDAS; this comes from the coding sequence ATGGCTGTCCGAAGCATTCTCAAGATGGGCAACCCGGCGCTGACCGTCGTCTCCGAGCCGGTGGCCGACCCTTCGTCACCCGGGATCCGCGCGTTGATCGACGACATGCGCGAGACGCTCGATTCGGTCGCCGGCATCGGCCTTGCCGCGCCGCAGATCGGCACGCCGCTGCGCGTGGTGCTCTACGCCCTGCCGGCCTCGCGCATCCCCGCGCATGCGCGCACGCAGCCGGTGCCGTGGACGCCGCTGATCAACCCGGTGATCACGCCGCTCACCGACAGGACCGTGAATCTCTGGGAGCGCTGCCTCTCGCTGCCGGGACTCTACGCCCGGGTGCCGCGCCATCCGCACATCATGATCCGCTGGCAGTCGCTCGACGGCCAATGGAACGAGCGCGAGTGTCGCGGCTACCACGCCACGCTGCTGGCGCACGAGTGCGACCATCTCGACGGTGTTCTCTATCCCGCGCGGATGCCCGATGCGAGTGCGCTCGCATTCGCCTCCGAGGTGTGCGGGCCGCGGGGCGTCTACACCTACTCGGCTGCCGAATTCGACGGCGACGACGCGTCGTGA
- a CDS encoding aromatic ring-hydroxylating oxygenase subunit alpha → MTIPSQPLRYVPRGDISINKTELSRSRHLSGDIYTSPEIYAREMEEYFFKEWLFMGRVEQFGKPGDFQARRILGRPVLIARNKAGDLHAFHNMCRHRGVEVADGEGNARSFKCPYHGWTYDLDGQLVGAAYMKDTEGFDPGTCRLPGIHLDVWRGNIFINFAEQPKPFAEATADLERDFAMLHTENVRLADIARMTLKCNWKFFHENLMDYYHVGVLHAKTFGQRFSWTPENLVLKPGGGLTMRYLSSPSTPDGVSLFGKAPWLAHEENSFACTAFYPPNMTLFGRIDMVKIITAWPTGPDSCEVAIYMMFPAEFFAHENLQQKIDVYRQYQNAIYDEDRSMIESMQRAMALPNYEPGRLSVMEKPIHHFLGSYVDRIFGPAEA, encoded by the coding sequence ATGACCATCCCCTCCCAGCCCCTGCGCTACGTTCCCCGCGGCGACATCTCCATCAACAAGACCGAGCTTTCCCGGTCGCGACATCTGTCGGGCGACATCTACACCTCGCCCGAAATCTACGCGCGCGAAATGGAGGAATACTTCTTCAAGGAATGGCTCTTCATGGGCCGCGTCGAGCAGTTCGGCAAGCCCGGAGATTTCCAGGCCCGCCGCATCCTCGGCCGCCCGGTGCTGATCGCGCGGAACAAGGCCGGCGACCTGCACGCCTTCCACAACATGTGCCGCCACCGCGGTGTGGAAGTGGCCGATGGCGAGGGCAATGCGCGCTCGTTCAAGTGTCCCTACCACGGCTGGACCTACGACCTCGACGGCCAGCTCGTTGGCGCTGCCTACATGAAGGACACCGAGGGCTTCGATCCCGGCACATGCCGGCTGCCGGGCATCCACCTCGATGTGTGGCGCGGCAACATCTTCATCAATTTCGCCGAGCAGCCCAAGCCCTTCGCCGAGGCCACGGCCGACCTCGAGCGCGACTTCGCGATGCTGCACACCGAGAACGTGCGACTCGCCGACATCGCGCGCATGACGCTGAAGTGCAACTGGAAGTTCTTCCATGAGAACCTCATGGACTACTACCACGTCGGCGTGCTGCATGCGAAGACCTTCGGGCAGCGCTTTTCGTGGACGCCCGAGAACCTCGTCCTCAAGCCCGGCGGCGGCCTCACGATGCGCTACCTCTCATCGCCTTCCACACCGGATGGCGTGAGCCTGTTCGGCAAGGCGCCCTGGCTGGCGCACGAGGAGAACTCCTTCGCCTGCACGGCGTTCTACCCGCCCAACATGACGCTCTTCGGCCGCATCGACATGGTCAAGATCATCACGGCCTGGCCCACCGGACCGGACAGCTGCGAAGTGGCGATCTACATGATGTTCCCCGCCGAGTTCTTCGCGCACGAGAACCTGCAGCAGAAGATCGACGTGTATCGCCAATACCAGAATGCGATCTACGACGAAGACCGCTCGATGATCGAATCGATGCAGCGTGCGATGGCGCTGCCCAACTACGAGCCGGGCCGCCTCTCGGTGATGGAGAAGCCGATCCATCATTTCCTCGGCAGCTATGTCGATCGCATCTTCGGGCCTGCCGAGGCCTGA
- a CDS encoding class II aldolase/adducin family protein, producing the protein MTLPIDTEDEMREELATLYRLIAHFRMTDLIDTHISARVPHTEHFLINEYGCLFHEIGPDQLVKIDRNGDIVDREREGRKRVNRAGFVIHSAVHMARGDVACVVHTHTADGIAVACQEAGLLPISQHALRFHGRLSYHDYEGIAVDLGERERLIRDLGRNEAMILRNHGLLAIGRSVAAAFANIYFLERACQVQTKAQAGSGPLRMPSAEVMARTAAQFDPDESDWHSQLFWASARRLVV; encoded by the coding sequence ATGACCCTCCCGATCGACACCGAGGACGAGATGCGCGAGGAGCTCGCCACGCTCTACCGCCTGATCGCGCATTTCCGCATGACCGACCTGATCGACACGCACATCAGCGCGCGCGTGCCGCACACCGAGCATTTCCTCATCAACGAATACGGCTGCCTCTTTCATGAGATCGGGCCCGACCAGCTCGTGAAGATCGACCGCAACGGCGACATCGTCGACCGCGAGCGCGAGGGCCGCAAGCGCGTCAACCGCGCGGGCTTCGTCATCCACTCGGCCGTGCACATGGCGCGCGGGGACGTGGCCTGCGTGGTGCACACGCACACGGCGGACGGCATCGCGGTGGCGTGCCAGGAAGCCGGGCTGCTGCCGATCTCGCAGCATGCGCTCAGGTTCCATGGTCGGCTGAGCTACCACGACTACGAAGGCATCGCGGTCGACCTCGGCGAGCGGGAACGCCTGATCCGCGACCTCGGCCGCAACGAGGCGATGATCCTGCGCAACCACGGTTTGCTCGCCATCGGGCGATCGGTGGCCGCGGCCTTCGCCAACATTTATTTTCTCGAACGCGCCTGCCAGGTGCAGACCAAGGCACAGGCCGGCTCCGGGCCGCTGCGCATGCCTTCGGCCGAGGTGATGGCGCGCACGGCCGCCCAGTTCGACCCCGACGAGAGCGACTGGCACAGCCAGCTCTTCTGGGCGTCGGCGCGCCGGCTCGTCGTCTGA
- a CDS encoding 2-hydroxyacid dehydrogenase: MNCRTVLALVSQRHDLSAFKPMIEDADPGLDVVVWPDPRCHDAEIIAGWEVPPGLCARMPRLRLVHSIAAGVDNVIAGQALHAIPVCRVVDPLLAEGMLQYVLWAVLYFHRRFDEALRSGARHAWTRPVQTPAAQCRVGLMGLGEMASRVATILPSLGYTVNGWVRTPREFQGVNVFSGEAGLLPFLRATDVLVCLLPLTGATRGILSHTTLDALPRGAALVHCGRGEHLVERDLIEAIARGPLRGAVIDVFEQEPLHTDSPLWSTPGVLITPHMATMARPETVVAQVVENAARLRRGEALVRRVDLELGY, translated from the coding sequence ATGAACTGCCGCACCGTGCTCGCGCTCGTCAGCCAGCGCCACGATCTTTCGGCTTTCAAGCCCATGATCGAAGATGCCGATCCCGGGCTCGACGTCGTGGTCTGGCCCGATCCGCGCTGCCACGACGCCGAGATCATTGCGGGATGGGAAGTCCCGCCAGGGCTCTGCGCCAGGATGCCTCGCCTGCGGCTCGTGCACAGCATCGCGGCGGGTGTGGACAACGTCATTGCGGGCCAGGCGCTGCACGCAATCCCGGTGTGCCGCGTCGTCGATCCGCTGCTCGCCGAAGGCATGCTGCAGTACGTACTCTGGGCCGTGCTTTATTTTCATCGCCGCTTCGACGAGGCACTCCGAAGCGGGGCGCGCCACGCCTGGACTCGGCCAGTGCAGACGCCGGCGGCCCAGTGCCGCGTCGGCCTGATGGGGCTGGGCGAAATGGCGAGCCGCGTCGCGACGATCCTGCCGTCGCTCGGCTACACGGTGAACGGCTGGGTGCGCACGCCGCGCGAATTCCAGGGAGTGAATGTGTTCAGCGGGGAAGCCGGGCTTCTGCCATTCCTCAGGGCCACCGACGTGCTCGTCTGCCTGCTGCCGCTCACCGGGGCCACACGCGGCATCCTCTCGCACACGACCCTGGATGCGCTGCCTCGAGGCGCGGCGCTGGTGCATTGCGGCCGCGGCGAACATCTCGTGGAGCGCGACCTCATCGAAGCGATCGCGCGGGGGCCATTGCGCGGCGCGGTGATCGACGTGTTCGAACAGGAGCCTTTGCACACGGACAGCCCGCTCTGGTCGACGCCCGGCGTGCTGATCACGCCGCACATGGCGACCATGGCTCGGCCCGAGACGGTGGTCGCACAGGTCGTGGAGAACGCCGCCCGATTGCGGCGCGGCGAAGCCCTCGTGCGCAGAGTCGATCTCGAACTCGGCTATTGA
- a CDS encoding ABC transporter permease, whose translation MNQSPAAILGPVLARFAKMAAVIVTVAIFNFFLVHAAPGDPALVIAGQSGSTDEAYMARIRAEYGLDKPIAAQLASYLGKVATLDLGYSYRQQRPVTEVIGERLGPTLLLTGTAFLLSLIGGIALGSLAGVRAGKLSDTLITIVSLVVYATPVFWLGIILVLLFSVRLEWLPAFGYQTVGASLHGMALWLDRAKYLVMPATTLGLLYLAIYARLMRASIIEVSHQDFVKTARAKGASRHRVLWRHMLRNAMLPVLTMAGVQAGTLIGGSVVIETVFAWPGLGRLTYEAVLQRDYQLLLGIFLVMSIVVSVFNLVTDLLYRVVDPRIRSV comes from the coding sequence ATGAATCAATCTCCCGCAGCGATCCTGGGTCCGGTTCTGGCCCGCTTCGCGAAGATGGCGGCCGTCATCGTCACGGTGGCCATCTTCAATTTCTTTCTCGTGCATGCGGCGCCCGGCGATCCCGCGCTGGTGATCGCCGGTCAGTCGGGCTCGACCGACGAGGCCTACATGGCGCGCATCCGCGCGGAGTACGGCCTGGACAAGCCGATCGCGGCCCAGCTGGCGAGCTACCTCGGCAAGGTGGCCACGCTCGATCTCGGCTATTCGTACCGCCAGCAGCGTCCGGTCACCGAAGTGATCGGGGAGCGCCTCGGGCCGACGCTGCTGTTGACCGGCACGGCCTTTCTCCTTTCGCTGATCGGCGGCATCGCGCTCGGCAGCCTGGCCGGCGTGCGCGCCGGAAAGCTCTCCGACACGCTGATCACCATCGTCTCGCTGGTGGTCTATGCCACACCGGTGTTCTGGCTCGGGATCATCCTCGTGCTGCTGTTCTCGGTACGCCTCGAGTGGCTGCCCGCCTTCGGCTACCAGACCGTGGGCGCGAGCCTGCACGGCATGGCGCTCTGGCTCGATCGCGCGAAGTACCTCGTGATGCCGGCGACGACGCTCGGCCTGCTCTACCTCGCCATCTACGCGCGGCTCATGCGCGCCTCGATCATCGAGGTGAGCCACCAGGACTTCGTGAAGACCGCGCGCGCCAAGGGCGCGAGCCGGCACCGCGTGCTCTGGCGGCACATGCTGCGCAACGCGATGCTGCCCGTCCTCACGATGGCGGGGGTGCAGGCCGGCACGCTGATCGGCGGCTCGGTGGTGATCGAAACCGTGTTCGCCTGGCCGGGCCTGGGCCGCCTCACCTACGAGGCGGTGCTGCAGCGCGACTACCAGCTGCTGCTGGGCATCTTCCTCGTGATGTCGATCGTCGTTTCCGTCTTCAATCTCGTGACGGACCTTCTCTACCGCGTGGTCGATCCCCGCATCCGCAGCGTCTAG
- a CDS encoding TetR/AcrR family transcriptional regulator: MSDVVSVPDRKSFSKKAPDVRRQELIDATFRCLCDRGVFETSVRTIASEAGLSLGMVRHHFNSKDELLAATYRNMSERLKEQTQELLARTPPDSMSQLVAFINAGLQPPLLDRNYVRIRFLFFELTHTNKVVKRVHEEIYARFEQQLLALVTAVARDHGSKADCRMVTRTITTYLKGIWAEWTLSSDDFEPRELLAQMMSFWLGMLAPDVVPAQMPIDRPAGVDKRVTAGSKRKPAAKKAAAPSRRTRTASPA, translated from the coding sequence ATGAGCGACGTTGTCTCCGTCCCCGACCGAAAAAGCTTCTCGAAGAAGGCCCCCGATGTGCGGCGGCAGGAGCTCATCGATGCGACCTTCCGATGCCTGTGCGATCGCGGCGTTTTCGAAACCAGCGTGCGCACCATCGCGAGCGAGGCGGGGCTCTCGCTCGGCATGGTGCGGCATCACTTCAACAGCAAGGACGAGTTGCTCGCCGCCACCTATCGCAACATGTCCGAGCGCCTCAAGGAGCAGACCCAGGAATTGCTGGCGCGCACGCCGCCCGATTCCATGAGCCAGCTCGTGGCCTTCATCAACGCGGGCCTGCAACCGCCGCTGCTCGATCGCAACTATGTGCGCATCCGCTTTCTCTTCTTCGAACTCACGCACACCAACAAGGTGGTCAAGCGCGTGCATGAAGAGATCTATGCGCGCTTCGAGCAGCAACTGCTCGCGCTGGTGACGGCGGTCGCGCGCGACCACGGCAGCAAGGCCGATTGCCGCATGGTCACGCGCACCATCACCACTTACCTCAAGGGCATCTGGGCCGAGTGGACGCTCTCGAGCGACGACTTCGAGCCGCGCGAACTGCTTGCGCAGATGATGTCGTTCTGGCTCGGCATGCTCGCGCCCGATGTGGTGCCGGCGCAGATGCCGATCGACCGGCCGGCCGGCGTCGACAAGCGCGTGACGGCCGGGTCGAAGCGCAAGCCGGCCGCGAAGAAAGCCGCCGCGCCGAGCCGCCGCACGCGCACCGCCAGTCCGGCCTGA
- a CDS encoding PDR/VanB family oxidoreductase, which translates to MAFALQDSPPAAQDRLRTAVVERIRRLTEDTTELTLAAADPQAAPIEAGAHVRVDFGAGLVRCYSLCNAGERAERYVIAVKREPGSRGGSAAAHALAVGARVRVSAPINRFEPDWGESRHLLIAGGIGITPLYAMAQAALHRGHDFVLHYFVRDTGHAAFLAELNKAPFAGHLRLHAGLDADAVRARAADIVAEAGDNEGIYVCGPAPLIELVRTQAAARLPVQRIHWESFGGDDSAATAEGDAPFEIAIASGEGPFVVPPGQSALSVLLAAGVDAPFSCREGECGMCVVDVIEGIPDHRDRFLSDAVRAKNGCMALCVSRARSPRIVVDL; encoded by the coding sequence ATGGCTTTCGCACTGCAGGATTCGCCACCGGCCGCGCAGGACCGTCTGCGCACGGCGGTGGTCGAGCGCATCCGCCGCCTCACCGAAGACACGACCGAACTCACGCTGGCCGCAGCCGACCCGCAAGCGGCGCCCATCGAGGCCGGCGCCCATGTGCGCGTCGATTTCGGCGCGGGCCTCGTGCGCTGCTATTCGCTGTGCAATGCCGGCGAGCGCGCAGAGCGCTATGTGATCGCGGTCAAGCGCGAGCCCGGTTCGCGCGGCGGCTCCGCGGCCGCGCACGCGCTCGCGGTGGGCGCGCGCGTGAGGGTGTCGGCGCCGATCAACCGGTTCGAGCCCGATTGGGGCGAATCGCGCCACCTGCTGATCGCAGGCGGCATCGGCATCACGCCCCTCTATGCCATGGCGCAGGCGGCGCTGCATCGCGGGCATGACTTCGTGCTGCACTACTTCGTGCGCGACACCGGGCATGCGGCCTTCCTGGCCGAACTGAACAAGGCGCCCTTCGCAGGGCATCTTCGCTTGCATGCGGGCCTCGATGCCGACGCCGTGCGCGCCCGAGCGGCCGACATCGTGGCCGAGGCCGGCGACAACGAAGGCATCTACGTCTGCGGCCCGGCGCCGCTGATCGAGCTGGTGCGCACGCAGGCCGCGGCGCGCCTGCCTGTGCAACGCATCCACTGGGAAAGCTTCGGCGGCGATGACAGTGCCGCCACAGCCGAGGGCGACGCGCCGTTCGAGATCGCGATCGCCAGCGGTGAAGGCCCCTTCGTCGTGCCGCCGGGCCAGAGCGCGCTCTCGGTGCTCCTGGCGGCCGGCGTCGATGCGCCCTTTTCCTGCCGCGAAGGCGAGTGCGGGATGTGCGTCGTCGACGTGATCGAGGGCATCCCCGACCACCGCGACCGCTTCCTGAGCGACGCCGTGCGCGCGAAGAACGGCTGCATGGCGCTGTGCGTCTCGCGAGCGCGCAGCCCTCGCATCGTCGTCGACCTCTAG
- a CDS encoding ABC transporter permease: MKRLLSAFIRRPSGVIGLVILVTVLGAALLAPWLYPGSPWDTVATPFSPPGAEGMLMGSDSLGRDVAAGIVHGAKVSLMIGVASTFVALVIGVLVGAIAGYAGGRVSSALMGFTELFQAVPAFVLAILFVAILTPSVTTITVAIAIVSWPQVARLTRGEFLSIKEREYVQAARCAGEGPVSIVWRHILPNALSPIIVTGSLSIATAILIESALSFMGLGDPNLISWGYMVGTARTMIRQAWWMSFFPGMAILLTVLAINLVGEALNDVLNPRVSRQ; the protein is encoded by the coding sequence ATGAAGCGCCTCCTTTCCGCATTCATCCGCCGGCCCTCCGGCGTCATCGGGCTCGTGATCCTGGTCACGGTGCTCGGCGCCGCGCTGCTCGCGCCCTGGCTCTATCCGGGCAGTCCGTGGGACACGGTGGCCACGCCCTTCTCGCCGCCGGGCGCCGAAGGCATGCTCATGGGCAGCGACAGCCTCGGTCGCGACGTGGCCGCGGGCATCGTGCACGGCGCGAAGGTGTCGCTGATGATCGGTGTCGCCTCGACCTTCGTGGCGCTCGTCATCGGCGTCCTGGTGGGCGCGATCGCGGGCTACGCCGGCGGCCGCGTCTCCAGCGCGCTCATGGGCTTCACGGAACTCTTCCAGGCAGTGCCGGCCTTCGTGCTCGCGATCCTCTTCGTCGCCATCCTCACGCCTTCGGTCACGACCATCACCGTCGCGATCGCGATCGTGAGCTGGCCGCAGGTGGCGCGGCTCACGCGCGGGGAGTTCCTCTCGATCAAGGAGCGCGAGTACGTGCAGGCCGCCCGCTGCGCGGGCGAGGGGCCGGTCTCGATCGTCTGGCGCCATATCCTGCCCAATGCGCTGTCGCCCATCATCGTCACGGGCTCCCTCTCCATCGCAACCGCGATCCTGATCGAGAGTGCGCTGAGCTTCATGGGCCTGGGCGACCCCAACCTGATCAGCTGGGGCTACATGGTGGGTACGGCGCGCACCATGATCCGGCAGGCCTGGTGGATGAGCTTCTTCCCCGGCATGGCCATCCTGCTGACCGTGCTGGCGATCAATCTGGTCGGCGAAGCCCTCAATGATGTCCTCAATCCCCGCGTGAGCCGCCAATGA
- a CDS encoding ABC transporter substrate-binding protein, with protein MKKRQFNKLLLTAGALGLADIPLGLTRAYGATRGGTLNAVLQPEPPTLNIGVNQQTPTQTVAGKIFLSLLTYDFKLKPLPSLAKAWTISPDGKTYTFALERNVKWHDGKPLTAEDVVYTVTEFLPVTHPRAKAIFARCESVTAPDPYTVVFRLKEPFGAFIGAFDISNLPVMPKHIYAGTDVQKNPANLKPIGSGPYKFKEWVRGSHIHLVRNDEYFKPGKPYLDAVIYRIIPDGASRAVALEEGQVQLTQWTDLELFDAQRLAKNPKFTMTTKGYEYFAPIMYLEMNVRSAPLNDKRFRHAISHAIDREFVRDKILYGFGKVATGPISSKTRFYDGNVPSFDFSIAKATKLLDEMGLKADDKGVRARLRLPVAPYGEMPARACEYIRQALSKLGIAVTLETSDAAGWAQKIANWDYDLNLTWPFQYGDPAIGVTRNYVSSNIRKVLFSNTIGYSNPEVDKLADQAAAEIDEGKRQALYSRMQKILVEDSPIAWLVEMEFPTIYDKRLQDLVTTGIGIHDSFDGVYFQG; from the coding sequence ATGAAAAAGAGACAGTTCAACAAGCTTCTGCTGACGGCCGGAGCGCTCGGCCTTGCCGACATCCCGCTCGGACTGACGCGGGCCTACGGGGCCACGCGCGGCGGCACGCTCAACGCCGTGCTGCAGCCCGAGCCTCCCACGCTCAACATCGGCGTGAACCAGCAGACGCCCACGCAGACCGTCGCGGGCAAGATTTTCCTGAGCCTGCTCACTTACGACTTCAAGCTGAAGCCCCTGCCCAGCCTCGCCAAGGCCTGGACCATCTCGCCCGACGGCAAGACCTACACCTTCGCGCTCGAACGCAACGTGAAGTGGCACGACGGCAAGCCGCTCACGGCCGAGGACGTGGTCTACACCGTGACCGAATTCCTGCCCGTGACGCATCCGCGCGCCAAGGCCATCTTCGCGCGCTGCGAATCCGTGACGGCGCCGGATCCCTACACCGTGGTCTTCAGGCTCAAGGAACCGTTCGGTGCCTTCATCGGCGCGTTCGACATCTCCAACCTGCCGGTGATGCCCAAGCACATCTACGCAGGCACCGACGTGCAGAAGAATCCTGCCAATCTCAAGCCCATCGGCAGCGGCCCCTACAAGTTCAAGGAGTGGGTGCGCGGCTCGCACATCCATCTGGTTCGCAACGACGAGTACTTCAAGCCCGGCAAGCCATACCTCGATGCGGTGATCTACCGCATCATTCCCGACGGCGCCTCGCGCGCAGTGGCGCTCGAGGAAGGCCAGGTGCAACTCACGCAATGGACCGACCTCGAACTCTTCGATGCGCAGCGCCTCGCGAAGAACCCCAAGTTCACGATGACGACCAAGGGCTACGAATACTTCGCACCCATCATGTACCTCGAGATGAACGTGCGCAGCGCGCCGCTCAACGACAAGCGCTTTCGCCACGCCATCTCGCACGCGATCGACCGCGAGTTCGTGCGCGACAAGATCCTCTACGGCTTCGGCAAGGTGGCCACGGGGCCGATCAGCTCCAAGACGCGCTTCTACGACGGCAATGTGCCGAGCTTCGATTTCTCGATCGCCAAGGCCACCAAGCTGCTCGACGAGATGGGCCTCAAGGCGGACGACAAGGGCGTGCGCGCGCGCCTTCGGCTGCCGGTCGCGCCCTACGGCGAGATGCCCGCGCGCGCCTGCGAATACATCCGCCAGGCGCTCTCCAAGCTGGGCATCGCCGTGACGCTGGAAACCTCGGACGCCGCGGGCTGGGCCCAGAAGATCGCGAACTGGGACTACGACCTCAATCTCACCTGGCCCTTCCAGTACGGCGACCCGGCGATCGGTGTCACGCGCAACTATGTGAGCTCGAACATCCGCAAGGTGCTGTTCTCGAACACCATCGGCTACTCCAACCCCGAGGTCGACAAGCTCGCAGACCAGGCCGCCGCCGAGATCGACGAGGGCAAGCGGCAGGCGCTCTACAGCCGCATGCAGAAGATCCTGGTGGAGGATTCGCCGATCGCGTGGCTGGTCGAAATGGAATTCCCCACCATTTACGACAAGCGATTGCAGGACCTCGTCACCACGGGCATCGGCATCCACGACAGCTTCGACGGCGTCTACTTCCAGGGATGA